In Tepidanaerobacter syntrophicus, a single genomic region encodes these proteins:
- the murC gene encoding UDP-N-acetylmuramate--L-alanine ligase, giving the protein MKGKNTRIHFIGIGGTGMSGIAKILINMGYKISGSDLKASDALFRLKDAGAQVFVGHNASNVEGADMVVISSAIPKTNPEYVRAIELGIPVMHRADMLSLLMLSKKGIAITGAHGKTTTTSMISLIMEKSGLDPTVVIGGELNDIGGNATLGTGEYLVAEADESDGSFMKLSPYAAVVTNIENDHMDYYKDMVSMKNAFKKFVSNVKNEGFIVFCNDNEYVRELAQETDKKYYTVGLNQPADFMPKNIKMNGLTSDFEICFKEKTLGQIQLQVPGIHNIINATCAIALGIGLGIDIRVMADAIKTFKGVQRRFQLIDEIDGIKIIDDYAHHPTEIKATLRAARNCNPRKIYAIFQPHRFTRTQLLFEEFGAAFEDADEVIITDIYSAGEDPIDGVSSNLIVDALKRNGKTPIFLPNKSDIADCVLSQAMPGDYVMTIGAGDINDVAYEMAEKMRSYHSEIFSECRRVN; this is encoded by the coding sequence TTGAAAGGGAAGAACACTCGAATCCATTTCATAGGAATCGGCGGAACCGGAATGAGTGGTATCGCAAAAATATTGATAAATATGGGATATAAAATATCAGGATCTGATCTGAAAGCATCAGATGCGCTATTTCGACTTAAAGATGCAGGGGCACAAGTTTTTGTAGGCCATAACGCTTCAAATGTAGAGGGAGCTGATATGGTCGTGATTTCATCTGCAATTCCAAAAACTAATCCTGAGTATGTCAGGGCTATTGAATTAGGAATACCGGTAATGCATCGCGCCGATATGCTAAGCTTGCTTATGCTCTCAAAAAAAGGCATTGCAATAACCGGTGCTCACGGAAAAACTACGACTACCTCAATGATTTCCTTAATAATGGAAAAAAGCGGTCTTGATCCTACTGTCGTTATAGGTGGAGAACTTAATGATATTGGAGGAAATGCAACGCTGGGGACCGGCGAATATCTTGTAGCTGAAGCAGATGAAAGTGATGGTTCCTTTATGAAACTGTCACCTTATGCAGCGGTTGTAACAAATATCGAAAATGATCACATGGATTATTATAAAGATATGGTTTCAATGAAAAATGCCTTCAAAAAATTTGTCAGTAATGTAAAGAATGAAGGCTTCATTGTTTTTTGCAATGATAACGAATATGTTAGGGAACTTGCCCAAGAAACTGACAAAAAGTACTATACCGTAGGTCTAAATCAACCGGCTGATTTCATGCCGAAAAATATCAAGATGAACGGCCTAACAAGTGACTTCGAGATATGTTTTAAAGAAAAAACATTAGGACAAATTCAACTACAGGTACCTGGCATCCATAACATAATTAATGCAACCTGTGCCATAGCTTTAGGTATCGGACTAGGGATAGATATAAGGGTTATGGCAGATGCCATAAAAACTTTTAAGGGAGTGCAGCGCAGATTTCAATTGATTGATGAAATTGATGGAATTAAAATTATAGATGATTATGCTCATCATCCCACAGAAATAAAAGCAACATTAAGGGCTGCACGCAATTGCAATCCGAGAAAAATATACGCAATTTTTCAGCCTCACAGGTTTACAAGAACTCAATTGCTTTTTGAAGAGTTTGGCGCAGCATTTGAAGATGCTGATGAAGTTATAATAACTGACATATACAGTGCAGGCGAAGATCCGATAGATGGCGTTTCTTCAAATTTAATAGTAGATGCGTTGAAGAGAAACGGCAAAACACCTATTTTTCTGCCTAATAAAAGCGATATTGCAGATTGTGTGTTAAGTCAGGCTATGCCGGGAGATTATGTAATGACAATAGGAGCCGGAGACATTAACGACGTAGCATATGAAATGGCGGAGAAAATGAGATCTTACCACAGTGAAATCTTTAGCGAATGTCGCAGGGTAAATTAA
- the murG gene encoding undecaprenyldiphospho-muramoylpentapeptide beta-N-acetylglucosaminyltransferase, whose protein sequence is MPPEKNKKFIFAGGGTGGHIYPAIAIASGLKRKYPDSDILFIGTGKQLEKDIVEEAGFPLKIIHAKGFERKLSIDTLRSLHQLILGAADSIKILKEEKPDLVIGTGGYTAGPVVFFASLMGIPCAIHEQNVIPGVTNKILSQFAKKIFISFPESANYFPKNKVILAGNPVRPEITKGTRREALEKFGLSPNMPTVLSFGGSQGAMSLNNAIYYVIKTLIKSKEFQLIHVTGKNNYSKIMQSLMDDKIDLGSASHIVIKPYINDMENAYAAADLIISRAGALTIAELSACGKPAILIPLPSAANRHQDFNAALMEKNGAAIVIYEKDLTGEKLYKSICNIIFDKECLLKMSASSKKLARNNALDTILQEIEKLLK, encoded by the coding sequence ATGCCACCGGAAAAAAACAAAAAATTTATCTTCGCAGGCGGCGGAACAGGAGGGCATATATACCCGGCAATAGCCATCGCCAGCGGATTAAAACGAAAATATCCAGATTCAGATATACTTTTTATAGGGACAGGAAAGCAACTTGAAAAAGATATTGTAGAAGAAGCGGGATTTCCCTTAAAGATAATTCACGCAAAAGGATTTGAAAGAAAGCTGTCAATAGATACGTTAAGATCTCTGCACCAACTTATACTTGGCGCAGCAGATTCGATTAAGATTTTAAAAGAAGAAAAACCTGATTTGGTAATCGGTACAGGAGGTTATACGGCAGGGCCGGTTGTATTTTTTGCATCACTTATGGGAATTCCTTGTGCAATACATGAGCAAAATGTTATTCCAGGTGTTACAAACAAAATACTGTCACAATTTGCAAAAAAAATTTTTATAAGCTTTCCGGAGTCAGCAAATTATTTTCCAAAAAACAAAGTGATCCTTGCCGGAAATCCCGTAAGGCCTGAAATTACAAAAGGCACGCGGCGGGAGGCTTTAGAAAAATTTGGGTTATCTCCCAATATGCCGACAGTTTTGAGCTTTGGCGGAAGTCAGGGAGCTATGAGCTTAAATAATGCGATTTACTATGTAATTAAAACTTTAATAAAGAGCAAAGAATTTCAACTGATACATGTTACCGGCAAAAACAACTATAGTAAAATTATGCAATCTCTCATGGATGACAAAATTGATCTGGGAAGTGCAAGTCATATTGTCATAAAACCATATATAAATGATATGGAAAATGCTTACGCTGCAGCTGATTTAATTATTTCAAGAGCCGGAGCTTTGACTATAGCGGAACTTAGCGCTTGCGGCAAACCGGCCATTCTAATTCCGCTTCCTTCAGCTGCGAACAGACATCAAGACTTTAATGCTGCTTTAATGGAAAAAAACGGTGCAGCAATAGTTATTTATGAAAAAGATCTCACAGGGGAAAAACTGTATAAGTCGATTTGCAACATTATTTTTGATAAAGAGTGTTTGCTTAAAATGTCTGCTTCAAGTAAAAAACTTGCACGCAACAATGCTCTTGATACAATACTTCAAGAAATAGAAAAGTTATTGAAATAG
- the spoVE gene encoding stage V sporulation protein E, which yields MRLKPPDFYILFIVLLLLSIGIIMVFSSSNVRAYYDYGDSFYFLKRQLLWCFIGIIAMIFFMNYDYHRLKQYEEIIVIGMILLLILVLVPGIGKIVNDARRWIGVGSLTFQPSELAKLGMIIYLAAGLERKGDKIKSFSMGVLPFLIVLAVVCALILKEPHMSATVIIGATTFIMLFIAGASMAHILGLGAIGGAVALALMISKPYRLQRITSFSDPWKNSTEGGYHIIQSLYALGSGGFWGLGLGKSRQKFFYLPEPQTDFIFSVIGEELGFLGAGIIIILFMVFIWRGYIIAANAPDLFGKLTAAGITTIIALQFLINVAVVTASVPVTGMTLPFISYGGSSLTITLVEVGILLNISRFAEVK from the coding sequence ATGCGCCTAAAACCGCCGGACTTTTACATATTATTTATAGTTTTACTTCTTTTAAGTATTGGAATTATAATGGTGTTTAGTTCCAGCAATGTAAGAGCATATTATGACTACGGCGACAGCTTCTATTTTTTAAAGCGCCAGTTGCTGTGGTGCTTTATAGGCATTATCGCGATGATATTTTTTATGAATTATGATTATCATCGCTTAAAACAATATGAAGAAATTATTGTGATAGGCATGATACTGCTTTTGATTTTAGTCCTTGTGCCAGGTATCGGAAAAATAGTAAATGATGCCCGCAGATGGATAGGCGTAGGTTCTCTTACGTTTCAGCCCTCAGAGCTTGCAAAGCTAGGCATGATTATTTACCTTGCTGCAGGGCTTGAAAGAAAAGGGGATAAAATCAAATCCTTTTCCATGGGTGTATTGCCGTTTTTGATAGTATTGGCAGTTGTATGCGCTTTGATACTTAAGGAACCCCATATGAGCGCGACTGTTATCATAGGTGCCACAACTTTTATAATGCTATTTATTGCTGGTGCCAGTATGGCCCATATACTTGGGCTTGGAGCAATAGGAGGAGCCGTTGCATTAGCTTTAATGATTAGCAAACCCTATAGGCTTCAAAGAATCACTTCTTTTTCTGATCCGTGGAAAAACTCCACTGAGGGAGGATACCACATTATTCAGTCTTTGTATGCACTAGGATCAGGTGGCTTTTGGGGTTTAGGGCTGGGAAAAAGCCGACAGAAGTTTTTTTATCTTCCTGAGCCGCAAACAGATTTTATCTTTTCGGTAATAGGCGAAGAATTGGGCTTTTTGGGAGCAGGCATAATTATAATACTTTTTATGGTATTTATCTGGCGAGGATATATAATTGCTGCAAATGCTCCTGACTTATTTGGAAAGTTAACGGCCGCAGGTATTACCACTATTATTGCTCTTCAATTTTTAATAAACGTGGCGGTTGTGACTGCATCAGTGCCGGTTACAGGCATGACCCTTCCATTTATAAGCTATGGTGGCTCGTCCTTAACTATTACATTAGTGGAAGTAGGCATTTTATTAAATATTTCAAGATTTGCGGAGGTCAAATAA
- the murD gene encoding UDP-N-acetylmuramoyl-L-alanine--D-glutamate ligase translates to MDFKNKYVLILGLARSGSAAAIKLSNLGAHVTISDIKPRETFENTDVLESKGIKLVFEGHPLTLLDNCDLLVLSPGIPSDIEIVTEAKKRNIPVISELELGYRFAASPIIAITGTNGKTTTTTLIGEILKNDGKRVAVAGNIGTPLVSEVEKTLENDYLVVEVSSFQLENILYFKPKISIILNITEDHLNRHKTFENYVNIKARIFENQTEEDYTILNYDDAVVRELARYAKSDVWFFSRKDVVRHGACIENDMIVIKNKGKTYPIAKVDEIGIKGSHNLENALAAACSTYLANSKVSSIAKTLKSFRGIEHRLEFVAEINGIKFINDSKATNPDAAQKAIEAVDGPIILIAGGYDKKSDYTDFVKSFDGKVKKLILIGETADAIENAAIKQGFLNVEKVNSLKEAVMCGYRAASCEDTVLLSPACASWDMFANFEERGRLFKEAVNSLKK, encoded by the coding sequence ATGGATTTTAAAAACAAGTATGTACTGATATTGGGGCTGGCACGCAGCGGAAGTGCTGCAGCGATTAAATTATCAAATCTTGGAGCACATGTTACGATAAGCGATATAAAGCCAAGAGAGACTTTTGAAAATACGGATGTACTAGAGTCAAAGGGGATAAAGCTGGTATTTGAAGGCCATCCCTTGACACTTTTAGATAATTGCGATCTTCTTGTTTTAAGTCCAGGGATACCAAGCGATATTGAAATCGTGACAGAGGCAAAAAAACGCAATATACCTGTTATAAGCGAACTGGAGCTTGGATACAGATTTGCTGCATCACCGATAATTGCTATTACCGGCACGAATGGAAAGACAACTACAACTACACTAATAGGCGAAATATTGAAAAATGACGGGAAAAGGGTCGCAGTTGCAGGCAACATAGGAACACCATTGGTAAGCGAAGTAGAGAAAACTTTGGAGAACGATTATCTTGTAGTTGAGGTTAGCAGCTTTCAATTGGAAAATATTTTATATTTTAAGCCAAAAATTAGTATTATATTAAATATTACCGAAGATCACTTAAATCGCCATAAAACTTTCGAAAACTATGTTAACATCAAGGCAAGGATTTTTGAAAATCAAACAGAAGAAGATTATACAATATTAAACTATGATGATGCAGTAGTAAGGGAACTGGCAAGATACGCAAAATCCGATGTTTGGTTTTTTAGCCGGAAAGACGTAGTTCGTCATGGTGCCTGCATAGAAAACGACATGATTGTTATAAAAAACAAGGGAAAAACCTATCCTATAGCTAAAGTAGACGAAATAGGAATAAAAGGCAGCCACAACTTAGAAAATGCGCTGGCAGCTGCTTGTTCAACATATTTGGCAAATAGTAAGGTTTCTAGTATTGCTAAAACTCTGAAAAGTTTTCGCGGGATTGAGCATCGCCTGGAATTTGTTGCAGAAATCAATGGTATAAAGTTTATAAACGATTCAAAGGCCACAAATCCAGATGCTGCTCAGAAGGCAATTGAAGCGGTAGATGGACCTATCATCCTTATTGCAGGCGGATATGATAAAAAAAGTGATTATACAGATTTTGTAAAATCATTTGATGGTAAAGTGAAAAAACTTATATTGATAGGTGAGACTGCCGATGCCATAGAGAACGCCGCGATAAAGCAAGGTTTTTTAAACGTTGAAAAGGTAAATTCCCTTAAAGAAGCTGTTATGTGTGGGTACAGAGCGGCATCTTGTGAAGATACAGTTCTTTTATCGCCGGCTTGTGCCAGTTGGGATATGTTTGCAAATTTTGAAGAAAGAGGCCGGCTGTTTAAAGAAGCGGTAAACTCTTTAAAGAAATAA